The sequence below is a genomic window from Desulfobulbus oligotrophicus.
TTAAACGGGTCCGGGCTGCGGCTGACCCTGATCGCATCACCCTGATCGACGCCCCTCCGGGAACGTCTTGCCCTGTGATCGCGGCCATGCACGAAACCGATTTTGTCCTTCTGGTGACCGAACCCACCCCCTTTGGCTTGCATGACCTCAAGCTGGCGGTGGAGGCCGTCAAACTGCTTGGTATTCCTGCCGGGTTGGTTGTCAACCGGGCTGATATCGGTGATAACGCCGTCTTTCAGTATGCTGAAGAAGAGGAACTCCCGCTGTTGCTGACCATCCCCTTTGACCGGCAAATTGCCGAGGCCTATTCCCGCGGCAGGATGATGGTTGATGCGTTACCTGAGTGGCGACATCAATTTATCGAGCTGTTTGCTAAAATTGAACAGATCGTCAAGGTCAACAAGGAGGCGGCATGCGTGAATTAGTTATCATCAGCGGCAAAGGAGGGACCGGTAAAACCAGCCTGACCGCCGCTCTTGCGTCCCTTGCCGTCAACACTGTGCTGTGCGACGCCGACGTGGACGCTGCTGATCTGCATCTTCTGATGCAGCCTGAAATACGGCAGCACCACGATTTTATGGGCGGCAAATCAGCCAGGATCAACCCCGACCTTTGCACCGGATGTGATACCTGTCGTACCCTCTGCCGCTTCGACGCCATCAGCGAGCGGCTGGTGGTCGACCCTATCCGGTGCGAAGGCTGTGGTGTGTGCGTTCACTTTTGCCCGGCCGGGGCCATTGAATTTCCGGTCCAGCGCTGTGGTGAATGGTATGTCTCAGACACCCGTTTCGGCACCATGGTGCATGCCCGGCTCGGCATAGCTGAAGAGAACTCGGGCAAGCTGGTCAGTTTGATCCGCAAAGAGGCACGACAACTCGCAGAAGAGCACGGCCATGACCTCATCCTCACCGATGGCCCTCCCGGAATCGGTTGCCCGGTGATTGCAGCCATCGGCGGGGCCACGGCACTGCTTATCATCACTGAACCCACGGTTTCAGGTGTACATGATATGGAACGTGTGCTGGATCTCGCCGCTCACTTCAACGTACCGGGCATGGTGTGTATCAACAAGTTCGACCTCAACCCGGCAATGACCGAGACCATCGAGAATATTGCCCAAAAACGTAATGTAGCGGTTCTGGGAAAGATACCGTTTGATCCGGTCTTTACCCATGCCATGGTCGCCGGCAAGACCCTGCTTGAGTACGGCGAAGAAACACCGACGCATGAGGTGGTTCGGGAGATCTGGAACAAGATCATCACCTCACCTTCCATGCATTCCTATGGAATCGTGGATTTAAAAGCAACAATTCAATAACGATAGATGAACAAAAGGAGAAGAACACCATGGTGCGATTAGCGATCCCCTCCGAGGGACAGGGTGGTTTAGACGGCATGCGATCAGGTCATTTCGGCCACTGCGACGTCTTTACCTGCATTGATATCGAGAACGGGAAGATCACTCAGGTATCGATCCTACCCAACAGAGAACATGTGCAGGGCGGGTGTATGGTACCGGTTAACCTGTTGGCCGAAGCCGGAGTCAATGCGCTGGTTGTCGGCGGTATCGGCATGAGACCTCTGATGGGATTTAAACAGGCTGGTATAGATGTCTACCACGACGGCGTCCGTCCGGAGATCCGACCGGTGGTTGAAGATTTTTTGACTGGCAATCTGTCTAAAATCACAGATGACCAGGTCTGCGGCGGCGGGCAGCGTTAAACCGGTCACCAGGGAGACAACATGAAAGTAGCGGTAACATCCAAAGGGGTTCTGCTCAGCAGCGAGGTTGACCCTCGTTTCGGTCGCGCCCCCTACATTGTCATTGTCGATACCGAAACAATGGAATTTGAGGCTGTGGACAACAGCGCCAACGTCAACGCATTCCAGGGCGCAGGTATCAAGGCGGCAACCATGGTCAGTGATAAGGGCGCTGCAGTGCTGATGACCGGTTATTGCGGGCCCAAGGCCTTTACAACACTGGAAGCGGCCGGCGTCAAGGTGGTCAGCGATGTAACCGGTACTGTCCGTGATGCTGTCAACGCGTTCAAAGAAGGGGCCGTCACGTACTCCAGTGCACCGAACAAGGAGGCGCACTGGTAAGA
It includes:
- a CDS encoding NifB/NifX family molybdenum-iron cluster-binding protein, producing MVRLAIPSEGQGGLDGMRSGHFGHCDVFTCIDIENGKITQVSILPNREHVQGGCMVPVNLLAEAGVNALVVGGIGMRPLMGFKQAGIDVYHDGVRPEIRPVVEDFLTGNLSKITDDQVCGGGQR
- a CDS encoding NifB/NifX family molybdenum-iron cluster-binding protein yields the protein MKVAVTSKGVLLSSEVDPRFGRAPYIVIVDTETMEFEAVDNSANVNAFQGAGIKAATMVSDKGAAVLMTGYCGPKAFTTLEAAGVKVVSDVTGTVRDAVNAFKEGAVTYSSAPNKEAHW
- a CDS encoding nucleotide-binding protein, which gives rise to MRELVIISGKGGTGKTSLTAALASLAVNTVLCDADVDAADLHLLMQPEIRQHHDFMGGKSARINPDLCTGCDTCRTLCRFDAISERLVVDPIRCEGCGVCVHFCPAGAIEFPVQRCGEWYVSDTRFGTMVHARLGIAEENSGKLVSLIRKEARQLAEEHGHDLILTDGPPGIGCPVIAAIGGATALLIITEPTVSGVHDMERVLDLAAHFNVPGMVCINKFDLNPAMTETIENIAQKRNVAVLGKIPFDPVFTHAMVAGKTLLEYGEETPTHEVVREIWNKIITSPSMHSYGIVDLKATIQ